The Ketobacter alkanivorans genome includes the window TCAGCGATGTAAAGGGTGCTCGCCAGGAGTTCCGGCAGCTTACCAAGCGCTATCAGGATTTGGGGCCTATTCCCCGTGACCAGCAGGACGTCATTAAAGCGCGCTTTCAGGCCGTGTGCGATCAGTTCGAGGCGGCGATTGTTGGAGCCGAAGTAGCATTGCGCCAGCAGGGCTTTAAGGAATTGTGGCGTCGGGCGGCGATTTGTGACGAGCTGGAAGATTCTTTGGTTACGGCCAATCAGGGGGATTTGTTCGGTGTGGCACCGGAGTCGGAATGGCACAGTGAGCAATCCATGCCCGTCGGTGCGGAGGCTGTCCTCCAGGCCCGTTATGATGCGGTAGTGAATGCCTTGAAAAGCGCCCAAGTACCCACGCAGGATCAACTGACAGAGAATGCCGAGCGTTTACATGAGCTGTGTTTGAAGCTGGAGATTGCCGTGGGTGTGGATTCCCCAGCCGAGGATCAGCAAAAGCGCATGGCGTTGCAGATAAACCGTTTGAACGATGGGCTGACCCATCGTGGTGATGCGGTGAGCAGCCATCAGCAGGTTGAGCAGATGCAAGTGGAGTGGGCAGGTATCGGCCCGGTAGCGACCGCCGATAGAGAACGCTTTAGCAAGCGCTTTATTGCGGTGCTGGAAAAAGCCAAAGGCTAACGCAAGCAAGGGGGCCCAGGCCCCCTTGTTTATATCAAGGTGTTTATATCAGGGCAGCGCGTGTATCAGGATGCAACGCCCAAATTCTTGCGGATGGTTTTGCAGGAGCTGCCGACCATGGACAGCAGGGATTGAGCATCCCGGTCAACGGCGACGTTTTCAATTTTGTTGTTGCGGATGGACAACGTAACGGTACATTCGTTAGCGGCCATGCCTTTTTGCTTATCCAGATAGATCCAGATCATGGCTCCGGAACGGGTTTCGCTACGCTTGTTGGGCAGGCCCAGCTTCTTTTCCACGTAAGCGATCGGTTTGCCCGTTAGATCGGCGACGATGGGGTCGTCCTGAGGCTCCACTACGGAACTGCTGCAACCGGCCAGTAAAACCGCTGCGGTTGCAAACGCTATTAGGGTCTTCATGAAACTCCCTCTTGGTACATATCGTTGTTGTTGTTTCGACTATTGTGACCAAATGAGGGGGGCGGTGGCAAGTATCGTTTGGTAAGGATACTGTATCCGAGTTTAGTGTATACCATTCAACCAGTTAGTGATGGCGGGGCCAGAGGCTTCATCCAGCTCAATTCCCAGGATATAGGTCTCCCGTTCGGTGGACTGAATCCAGCGTACTGTGCCGCTGATCAGAGTGCGGGCACCGGTTTCGGCGTTAATCCACAGGGCAATTTCTGCACCCTGCAGTACCGCAAAATCCAACTCTACCTGCAGGCCAGTGCTGGAGGCGTTGATGGCATTGGCCTTGGTGGGCTCCACCATGCTGATCTGACTGGAGGACACCGACTCGATAAAGAGGGTGTCTTCGATGGGGGAGCGGGGGGCATTTCTGCGGTCATCGTAACTGGTCATACCAAATTCTCTTTGTCTTTTTTTTGATTGATCGTTTAGCTTCAAGCATAGACGCTGCTTTGGGTTTCAGGTAGCGGCCGCGTTTTCGGTTAGTGTAATTGAGAACTCCACCCCATTGTTTTGAGGCAGGTTTCGGGCGTGGACCTGGCCTTGATGGGCGGCTGCGATCAGGCGCACGATGTACAGGCCCAGGCCCAGGTGGGGGCTGCCGTCGCGGTGCTGCTGGTCGCGCATGGATACCAGGGAATCAAACAGTTGGTGTTGCAGTTGATCTGGCAGGGTGGAGCCTTCGTTGCGCACCCACAAACGCAGCTGAGCGCGTTCCCGGTGATCCTGCTCCCGCTGCAGTCCAAGGGTGATGGGGGTGCCGGTGGGAGCAAAACTGCGGGCGTTATCCACCAGTTTGTCTAACAGCTGCGCCATCAGTTCGGGGCTGCCCTGGAGGGGGGCCGTTGTCACGTCCAGCCGCATCTGGTAGTGGTGATTCGGATAGGTGTCGGCATAGGCTTGTGTGAGCCCGGTCAGTAACGGCACCAGATCGAATTGCCTGATTTCGCTCTGTTGTATGGTCTGTTCCACCCGACTGGCTTCGCTCATGGCGGACAGGATCTGGCGCAGGCGTTCGCTGCCTTCTTCGGCCCGCTGCAGGTAGTCGCTGAGAGGCTGTGGGTGGGTGTTGTCTGTGTCGGTCTGGCTGCGAGCCAGTTCCAGCGAGGATTTGACGATGGCAAGGGGGGTGCGCAGTTCGTGGGCCAGTTTGCCGTTCAGGGTTTCCAGGTATTCGGTATAGCCCTGTACCCGTTGTAGCAGGTTTTGGTAGCTGCGGGACAAGTCGCCGATTTCATCGGGGCGCTTTGAGGCCTTAAACCGGTTTACCTTGCCATCCGAGCTGATGGCCTGTTCGGCGGACTGTTTGAGGCTGCGAATGCGCCACGACAGGCTGCTGGCGAAGGCGACCAGCGCCACAATCACCAGTATCAGTACCCCAAGGGTGAGGTGAGTAACCCGGCGCAGGGCTTGATTGGTGAGACTGATGAGGGCGTCGCCGGTCTGGGACAGCAGCAGGTAGCCTTGCAATTTGCCCTCGGCGTACAGCGGCTGGCTGACCAGCAGTGCGGATCGTTGCTGATCCTGCAGCTGATACCAGCCTGCCTGCGGAGCATGCTGTAGTTTGAGTCGGGCCAGATCAAAACGATCCTGTTTGGCGCTCAGTTCCTCTGCCTGCAGGGGCCAGGGAGTCTGGCTGTCGCTGGGGGTGAGCAGGTCAATGAGTAAACGGTAGAAGCGGCTCATGCCCTGGTTGAGCAGGCTTTCCGGGTCGGTGGGGGGCTCGATGGCTGGTGGTTGGTTGATCCAGTCCTTTTGGGGGGACAGGGGCCAGCCCTGTGGATCAACCAGTACGGCATCCAGCTGGTCGGTACGTTGCGCCTGTAGAAGCGATGCCAGTGCTGGCAGAGGGCGTAACCAGTGCTCACCGCGAGACTGTTCGACACGCAGGCTGGTGGCGGCCAGTTGTGCTTCAGGTTGGGCTGCAACCTGATACAGCTGCAGTACGATGTTGGGCAGCAGATCCTGTTGGGCGACGCTGATTTCCAGGTTGAAGCCGTCGCGGGTTTCCTGCCACCAGGCCTCCATATCCTGCAGGGGCTGCAGTTGCTGTTGTTGGCGCAGCCACTGGTAGGCCTGCAACTGCCCCGGCGCACTGGTGAACAGCACCCATTGGCGGCGCACGCGGCCGTCGTGGGTGGTCAGGCGCACATGATCGCTGTGGCTGAAGGGCAGGCCGGGGTTGTGATAGTGAATGTTGGAGCGCTTTACCTGCAGGAACAGGTATAGCCGATCCTGATACAGAGCCTTTTGCAGTGTGACGCTCGGGCTGGCCGATAAGGTTTCTGTCACATGGTTTTGCCAATCGTCACCATAACCGTCTACTTGCACCGGCTGATAGCGGCGGGGGGTGTAGAACAGGGCCTCGGGCAGATCCCAGGGCAGTTCTGCGGTCTGAGCCAGGCGGCCCAGTATGGCGCTCTGTTGCAGCAGTGCCTGGCTTTGGTTTTCCCTGAGTGCGCCCTCCATTTCCTGCACATAGTGACACCCGGCCCATGGCAGCAGCAAAATGGTGAGGGAAACCAGCAGTAACTGAGTGCGCAGGCCCAAATGTCAGGCTCCGCTGGAGGGGGTGGCAGACGGAATGTGCCAGCGATAGCCCATGCCGTATACGGTCTGGATGGCATCGAACTGGGGGTCAATCTGATTGAACTTGCGGCGGATGCGTTTGATATGGGAGGTAATGGTGTTGTCGTCCAGTACTACGCTGGCGGCGTCCATCAGCTGCTGGCGGTTTTTTACGTGGCCGGGGTGTTTGGCCAGAGCGTGCACAATCCAGAATTCGGTCAGGGTCAGATCCAGTGGCTGCTGACGCCAATTGGCGTGCAGCCGGTCAAGATCCAGCAGCAGTTCGCTGCGTTGCAGTCGGTCCTCTTGCTGACGCGGTTGATTGAGGGCATCCAGGCGACGGAATAGAGCCGTGATGCGGGCCGACAGATGGGGCAGGCTGATGTCTTTGGTGAGGTAATCGTCGGCCCCCAAGCGCAGCCCCGAGATGGCGTCCAGCTCACTGTCGCGGGCGGTCAGGAACAGAATGGGCAGGTGGGGGGCGATCTGGCGCAGCTCCCTGCACAGGTCAAAACCACCTTCGATTTCATCTTTGAGGCCGATGTCGATCACCGCCATGTCCGGCAGGGTCTGCTGCATGCCTGCCAGCGCCTGGGGCCGTGATTCGTAGGTGCTGATCTGGTAGCCCTGCCCTTGCAGAAAGGCTTTGTAGTTTTCGCGGATAGCGGCTTCGTCTTCAATCAACGCAATGTGTTTGGCCATGATCGCTCTCAATATGGGAATGGCTTAAGTGTACAACAGTGTGTTG containing:
- a CDS encoding PilZ domain-containing protein; translated protein: MTSYDDRRNAPRSPIEDTLFIESVSSSQISMVEPTKANAINASSTGLQVELDFAVLQGAEIALWINAETGARTLISGTVRWIQSTERETYILGIELDEASGPAITNWLNGIH
- a CDS encoding ATP-binding protein, which codes for MGLRTQLLLVSLTILLLPWAGCHYVQEMEGALRENQSQALLQQSAILGRLAQTAELPWDLPEALFYTPRRYQPVQVDGYGDDWQNHVTETLSASPSVTLQKALYQDRLYLFLQVKRSNIHYHNPGLPFSHSDHVRLTTHDGRVRRQWVLFTSAPGQLQAYQWLRQQQQLQPLQDMEAWWQETRDGFNLEISVAQQDLLPNIVLQLYQVAAQPEAQLAATSLRVEQSRGEHWLRPLPALASLLQAQRTDQLDAVLVDPQGWPLSPQKDWINQPPAIEPPTDPESLLNQGMSRFYRLLIDLLTPSDSQTPWPLQAEELSAKQDRFDLARLKLQHAPQAGWYQLQDQQRSALLVSQPLYAEGKLQGYLLLSQTGDALISLTNQALRRVTHLTLGVLILVIVALVAFASSLSWRIRSLKQSAEQAISSDGKVNRFKASKRPDEIGDLSRSYQNLLQRVQGYTEYLETLNGKLAHELRTPLAIVKSSLELARSQTDTDNTHPQPLSDYLQRAEEGSERLRQILSAMSEASRVEQTIQQSEIRQFDLVPLLTGLTQAYADTYPNHHYQMRLDVTTAPLQGSPELMAQLLDKLVDNARSFAPTGTPITLGLQREQDHRERAQLRLWVRNEGSTLPDQLQHQLFDSLVSMRDQQHRDGSPHLGLGLYIVRLIAAAHQGQVHARNLPQNNGVEFSITLTENAAAT
- the pdsR gene encoding proteobacterial dedicated sortase system response regulator; protein product: MAKHIALIEDEAAIRENYKAFLQGQGYQISTYESRPQALAGMQQTLPDMAVIDIGLKDEIEGGFDLCRELRQIAPHLPILFLTARDSELDAISGLRLGADDYLTKDISLPHLSARITALFRRLDALNQPRQQEDRLQRSELLLDLDRLHANWRQQPLDLTLTEFWIVHALAKHPGHVKNRQQLMDAASVVLDDNTITSHIKRIRRKFNQIDPQFDAIQTVYGMGYRWHIPSATPSSGA